Proteins encoded by one window of Streptomyces sp. NBC_01477:
- a CDS encoding protein meaA, giving the protein MASPRAGGPRERDRPWLMRTYAGHSTAEASNALYRSNLGKGQTGLSVAFDLPTQTGYDADHVLARGEVGRVGVPVAHLGDMRRLFQDIPLERMNTSMTINATAMWLLALYQVVAEEQGADIAALQGTTQNDIVKEYLSRGTHVFPPVPSLRLTTDMITYTVHHMPKWNPINICSYHLQEAGATPVQEIAYAMSTAVAVLDAVFASGQVPEERRGEVVGRISFFVNAGVRFVEEMCKMRAFGRIWDTVTRERYGVQDPRQRRFRYGVQVNSLGLTEAQPENNVQRIVLEMLAVTLSRDARARAVQLPAWNEALGLPRPWDQQWSLRIQQVLAHESDLLEYADIFEGSHVIEAKVAELVERATAEIAHIEQLGGAMAAVESGYLKSELVASHAARRARIESGEEQIVGVNIHESTEPSPLTADLDTAIMTVDPANEARVVAALHDWRRARAEPRAQAALGALRSAAAGGENLMAATLDCARAGVTTGEWSWALRDVFGEYRAPTGVGSAPVAVAARDGGPLADVRRKVADTANELGGGRLRLLVGKPGLDGHSNGAEQIAVRARDAGFEVVYQGIRLTPEQIVSAAVAEDVHCVGLSILSGSHAALVPDVLERLRRAGVEDVPVVVGGIIPAADALALRAAGVAAVFTPKDFGITGIIGRIVDEIRLANKLEV; this is encoded by the coding sequence CCCGCGAGCGGGACCGGCCGTGGCTGATGCGGACCTACGCGGGACACTCCACCGCCGAGGCGTCCAACGCGCTCTACCGGAGCAATCTCGGCAAGGGCCAGACCGGCCTGTCGGTGGCCTTCGACCTGCCGACCCAGACCGGCTACGACGCCGACCATGTGCTGGCCCGCGGCGAGGTCGGCAGGGTCGGGGTGCCGGTCGCGCATCTCGGTGACATGCGGCGGCTGTTCCAGGACATCCCGCTGGAGCGGATGAACACCTCGATGACCATCAACGCCACCGCCATGTGGCTGCTGGCGCTCTACCAGGTGGTCGCCGAGGAGCAGGGGGCGGACATCGCCGCGCTCCAGGGCACCACCCAGAACGACATCGTCAAGGAGTACCTGTCCCGCGGTACGCATGTCTTCCCGCCGGTGCCGTCGCTGCGGCTGACCACGGACATGATCACGTACACCGTCCACCACATGCCCAAGTGGAACCCGATCAACATCTGCAGCTACCACTTGCAGGAGGCCGGGGCCACGCCGGTGCAGGAGATCGCCTACGCGATGTCCACCGCGGTCGCGGTGCTCGACGCGGTCTTCGCGTCCGGGCAGGTGCCCGAGGAGCGCAGGGGCGAGGTGGTCGGCCGGATCTCCTTCTTCGTCAACGCCGGTGTGCGCTTCGTCGAGGAGATGTGCAAGATGCGCGCCTTCGGCCGGATCTGGGACACCGTCACCCGGGAGCGCTACGGCGTCCAGGACCCCAGGCAGCGGCGCTTCCGCTACGGCGTGCAGGTCAACTCGCTCGGTCTGACCGAGGCGCAGCCGGAGAACAACGTCCAGCGGATCGTGCTGGAGATGCTGGCCGTGACGCTGTCCAGGGACGCCCGCGCCCGGGCCGTCCAATTGCCCGCCTGGAACGAGGCGCTGGGCCTGCCGCGGCCGTGGGACCAGCAGTGGAGCCTGCGGATACAGCAGGTGCTCGCGCACGAGAGCGACCTGCTCGAATACGCCGACATCTTCGAGGGCAGCCATGTGATCGAGGCGAAGGTCGCGGAGCTGGTGGAGCGGGCGACCGCCGAGATCGCGCACATCGAGCAGCTGGGCGGCGCGATGGCGGCCGTCGAGTCCGGCTACCTCAAGTCGGAGCTGGTGGCCTCGCACGCCGCCCGGCGGGCCAGGATCGAGTCGGGCGAGGAGCAGATCGTCGGTGTCAACATCCACGAGAGCACCGAGCCCAGCCCGCTGACCGCCGACCTGGACACCGCGATCATGACGGTCGACCCGGCCAACGAGGCCCGGGTGGTGGCCGCGCTGCACGACTGGCGGCGGGCCAGGGCCGAGCCGCGCGCGCAGGCCGCGCTCGGCGCCCTGCGGTCGGCGGCGGCGGGCGGAGAGAACCTGATGGCGGCGACGCTGGACTGCGCGCGGGCGGGCGTCACGACCGGTGAGTGGTCCTGGGCGCTGCGCGACGTCTTCGGCGAATACCGCGCGCCGACCGGGGTCGGCAGCGCGCCGGTCGCGGTGGCGGCGCGGGACGGCGGCCCGCTGGCCGACGTACGCCGCAAGGTCGCGGACACCGCGAACGAGCTGGGCGGCGGGCGGCTGCGGCTGCTGGTCGGCAAGCCGGGGCTCGACGGGCACTCCAACGGCGCCGAGCAGATCGCGGTACGCGCCAGGGACGCCGGCTTCGAGGTGGTCTACCAGGGGATCAGGCTGACCCCCGAGCAGATCGTCTCCGCTGCGGTCGCCGAGGACGTGCACTGCGTGGGCCTGTCGATCCTGTCGGGGTCGCACGCCGCGCTGGTGCCCGATGTACTGGAGCGGCTGCGCCGGGCGGGGGTGGAGGACGTCCCCGTGGTCGTCGGCGGCATCATCCCGGCCGCGGACGCGCTCGCCCTGCGGGCGGCCGGTGTGGCGGCGGTGTTCACACCCAAGGACTTCGGTATCACCGGGATCATCGGCCGGATCGTGGACGAGATCCGGCTCGCGAACAAGCTGGAGGTATGA
- a CDS encoding MaoC family dehydratase, translated as MQFGRTYEEFEVGAVYKHWPGKTVTEYDDHLFCLLTMNHHPLHMDANYAEKGTDFGRNVVVGNYVYSLLLGMSVPDVSGKAIANLEVESLRHVAPTFHGDTVYGETTVLDKWPSKSRSDRGIVQVETRGHNQDGTLVCVFRRKVMVPTATYIEQRGGEQPGRPQPEGN; from the coding sequence GTGCAGTTCGGCCGCACGTATGAGGAGTTCGAGGTCGGTGCCGTGTACAAGCACTGGCCGGGAAAGACGGTCACGGAATACGACGACCACCTCTTCTGCCTGCTCACCATGAATCACCACCCGCTGCACATGGACGCCAACTACGCGGAGAAGGGAACCGACTTCGGCCGCAATGTGGTGGTCGGGAACTACGTCTACTCGCTGCTGCTCGGCATGTCGGTGCCCGATGTGTCGGGCAAGGCGATCGCCAATCTGGAGGTCGAGTCGCTGCGGCACGTGGCGCCGACCTTCCACGGCGACACGGTCTACGGCGAGACGACGGTGCTCGACAAGTGGCCGTCGAAGTCCAGGAGCGACCGCGGCATCGTCCAGGTCGAGACCCGCGGCCACAACCAGGACGGCACCCTGGTGTGCGTTTTCCGCCGCAAGGTGATGGTGCCGACCGCCACGTACATCGAGCAGCGCGGCGGGGAACAGCCCGGCCGCCCGCAGCCGGAGGGGAACTGA
- a CDS encoding acyl-CoA dehydrogenase family protein: MADRLAQTDGLTDIQREILSTVRSFVDKEILPVATALEHRDEYPTEIVEGLKELGIFGLMIPEEYGGLGESLLTYALVVEEIARGWMSVSGIINTHFIVAYMIKQHGTREQKEHFLPRMAAGEVRGAFSMSEPGLGSDVSAIRTKGVRDGDGYVVNGQKMWLTNGGSSNLVAVLCRTDEGQPAEAPAHRSMTTFLIEKEPGFGANPAVPGLTVPGKIDKMGYKGVDTTELILEDVRVPADRVLGGASGRGFYQMMDGVEVGRVNVAARGCGVARRAFELGISYAQQRHTFGKAIAEHQAIQFKLAEMATKVEAAHQMMVNAARKKDSGARNDLEAGMAKYLAAEFCKEVVEDAFRIHGGYGFSKEYEIERLYREAPMLLIGEGTAEIQKMIIGRRLLEEYRIQG, encoded by the coding sequence ATGGCCGACCGACTCGCGCAGACCGACGGACTGACCGACATCCAGCGGGAGATCCTCTCCACCGTCCGCAGCTTCGTGGACAAGGAGATCCTGCCGGTCGCCACCGCTCTCGAACACCGCGACGAATATCCCACCGAGATCGTCGAGGGCCTGAAGGAACTGGGCATCTTCGGCCTGATGATCCCCGAGGAGTACGGCGGCCTCGGGGAATCGCTGCTCACCTACGCACTGGTCGTGGAGGAGATCGCCCGCGGCTGGATGAGTGTGTCCGGCATCATCAACACGCATTTCATCGTCGCCTACATGATCAAGCAGCACGGCACTCGGGAGCAGAAGGAGCACTTCCTGCCGCGCATGGCGGCCGGCGAGGTGCGCGGCGCGTTCTCGATGTCGGAGCCGGGCCTGGGTTCCGACGTGTCGGCGATCCGCACCAAGGGCGTACGCGACGGGGACGGCTATGTCGTCAACGGGCAGAAGATGTGGCTGACCAACGGCGGCTCGTCGAACCTGGTCGCGGTGCTGTGCCGCACCGACGAGGGGCAGCCGGCCGAGGCGCCCGCGCACCGGTCGATGACGACCTTCCTGATCGAGAAGGAGCCGGGCTTCGGCGCCAACCCCGCGGTCCCCGGCCTGACCGTGCCCGGCAAGATCGACAAGATGGGCTACAAGGGCGTCGACACCACCGAGCTGATCCTGGAGGACGTACGGGTGCCCGCCGACCGCGTGCTGGGCGGCGCGAGCGGGCGCGGCTTCTACCAGATGATGGACGGCGTCGAGGTGGGCCGGGTCAATGTGGCCGCCCGCGGCTGCGGTGTGGCCAGGCGCGCCTTCGAACTCGGCATCTCCTACGCCCAGCAGCGGCACACCTTCGGCAAGGCCATCGCGGAGCACCAGGCGATCCAGTTCAAGCTCGCCGAAATGGCCACCAAGGTGGAGGCCGCGCACCAGATGATGGTCAATGCCGCGCGCAAGAAGGATTCCGGCGCGCGCAACGACCTGGAGGCCGGAATGGCGAAATATCTGGCGGCCGAGTTCTGCAAGGAGGTCGTCGAGGACGCCTTCCGCATCCACGGCGGCTACGGCTTCTCCAAGGAGTACGAGATCGAGCGGCTGTACCGTGAGGCGCCGATGCTGCTGATCGGCGAGGGAACCGCAGAGATTCAGAAAATGATCATCGGCAGGCGGCTGTTGGAGGAGTACCGGATCCAGGGATAA
- a CDS encoding phosphatidylserine decarboxylase, whose amino-acid sequence MPHSHSPAPRGRVRLARGASPWLLPTVATAAVSLAKARQSGRWATVAVPATALAAGMLWFFRDPEREITDGRVISPADGVVQSVMPWKDGRTRVAIFMSPLNVHVNRAPLTGTVSSVEHIPGGYVPAFNKESENNERVVWHFDTELGDIEMVQIAGAVARRIVPYVPRGCKVEQGDRIGLIRFGSRVDVYLPAGIEAGVEVGQTTTAGVTRLDRD is encoded by the coding sequence ATGCCCCACAGCCATTCCCCTGCTCCACGCGGCCGGGTCCGCCTCGCACGTGGCGCATCACCGTGGCTCCTCCCGACCGTGGCCACCGCGGCGGTCTCCCTCGCCAAGGCGCGCCAGTCCGGCCGCTGGGCAACCGTGGCCGTCCCCGCCACCGCGCTCGCGGCCGGGATGCTGTGGTTCTTCCGCGACCCCGAGCGGGAGATCACCGACGGCCGGGTGATCAGCCCGGCCGACGGCGTGGTCCAGAGCGTCATGCCGTGGAAGGACGGGCGCACCCGCGTCGCGATCTTCATGAGCCCGCTGAATGTGCACGTCAACCGGGCGCCGCTGACCGGCACGGTCTCCTCCGTCGAGCACATCCCCGGCGGGTACGTACCGGCGTTCAACAAGGAGAGCGAGAACAACGAGCGGGTGGTCTGGCACTTCGACACCGAGCTCGGCGACATCGAGATGGTGCAGATCGCCGGAGCGGTCGCGCGGCGGATCGTGCCGTACGTGCCGCGCGGCTGCAAGGTCGAGCAGGGCGACCGGATCGGGCTGATCCGGTTCGGCTCCCGGGTCGACGTGTACCTGCCGGCCGGGATCGAAGCGGGTGTCGAGGTCGGACAGACCACCACGGCTGGGGTGACACGCCTTGACCGTGACTGA
- the pssA gene encoding CDP-diacylglycerol--serine O-phosphatidyltransferase: protein MTVTDPDTAQSTWVTELQDEVDDLPLSTRLSIADALTLGNAICGFMAVYFTTTGVLVPHLMGTSDGGMSKHSAATAVTLMLLASVFDLFDGLVARKLRSSAMGAELDNLSDLISFGLAPAYFVVVWGLVADDAHGKVSAVAAVLVVLAVVLRLARFSCTTLRDGVFQGMPSPFGAMTVVSVVLLELPFVPTIAAIVGVAWLMVSRVEYPKPRGRLAVLTLAWILVSMGCLTAWTLDVPGGHQLLQTGAALQCLAAAVIPCFATTRRVNTMRANRREARAAALR from the coding sequence TTGACCGTGACTGATCCGGATACGGCGCAGTCCACCTGGGTGACCGAACTCCAGGACGAGGTCGACGACCTCCCCCTGTCGACCCGGCTGTCCATCGCCGACGCGCTGACCCTCGGCAACGCGATCTGCGGCTTCATGGCGGTGTACTTCACCACCACCGGGGTCCTGGTGCCGCACCTGATGGGCACCAGTGACGGCGGCATGTCCAAGCACAGCGCCGCCACGGCGGTCACGCTGATGCTGCTCGCCTCCGTCTTCGACCTCTTCGACGGGCTCGTCGCGCGCAAGCTGCGCAGCTCGGCCATGGGGGCCGAGCTGGACAACCTCTCCGACCTGATCAGCTTCGGGCTCGCCCCGGCGTATTTCGTGGTCGTCTGGGGGCTGGTCGCCGACGACGCCCACGGGAAGGTCTCCGCGGTCGCCGCGGTGCTGGTGGTGCTGGCCGTCGTCCTGCGGCTCGCCCGCTTCTCCTGCACGACGCTGCGGGACGGCGTCTTCCAGGGCATGCCGAGCCCCTTCGGGGCGATGACGGTGGTGTCCGTGGTGCTGCTCGAACTGCCCTTCGTGCCGACCATCGCGGCGATCGTGGGCGTGGCCTGGCTGATGGTGAGCCGGGTCGAGTACCCCAAGCCGCGCGGACGGCTGGCCGTCCTCACCCTGGCCTGGATCCTGGTCAGCATGGGCTGCCTGACCGCCTGGACGCTCGACGTCCCCGGCGGCCACCAGCTCCTCCAGACCGGCGCGGCGCTCCAGTGCCTGGCCGCCGCGGTGATCCCCTGCTTCGCGACCACCCGTCGCGTGAACACGATGCGCGCCAACCGCCGCGAGGCCCGGGCCGCAGCGCTGCGCTAG